A single genomic interval of Eurosta solidaginis isolate ZX-2024a chromosome 3, ASM4086904v1, whole genome shotgun sequence harbors:
- the LOC137244577 gene encoding zinc finger HIT domain-containing protein 3 isoform X1 gives MNGVICKQCTTFDSRFFVFSLIAVRKMLCVVCGVFLRKYKCPKCLQPYCSLVCYQEHQKIACESTVPLAAELPDVHNHEPTLHQPFSTEDTVPRIKMELLKNSKELHNLLYNKHMRHLLTEIDVAPDAWKAMKAAMQEPLFLEFANECLKIVEPQTSDELN, from the exons ATGAATGGCGTTATTTGTAAACAATGTACAACCTTCGACAGTCGATTCTTCGTTTTTTCTTTAATAGCTGTAAGAAAAATGCTCTGCGTGGTGTGTGGTGTGTTCCTTAGAAAATACAAATGTCCAAAATGTTTGCAGCCATA TTGCTCGTTAGTTTGCTACCAAGAACATCAGAAAATAGCATGTGAATCAACTGTGCCGCTGGCCGCAGAACTACCAGACGTTCACAATCATGAGCCCACATTACATCAACCATTCAGCACCGAAGACACAGTACCAAGAATCAAAATGGAACTTTTAA AGAACTCCAAAGAACTTCACAATTTGCTCTACAATAAACACATGCGCCATTTACTAACAGAGATTGATGTAGCCCCAGACGCCTGGAAAGCTATGAAGGCAGCGATGCAGGAGCCACTTTTCCTAGAGTTTGCGAATGAATGTCTTAAGATTGTTGAGCCGCAAACGTCTGacgaattaaattaa
- the LOC137244577 gene encoding zinc finger HIT domain-containing protein 3 isoform X2 — protein MYNLRQSILRFFFNSCKKNALRGVCCSLVCYQEHQKIACESTVPLAAELPDVHNHEPTLHQPFSTEDTVPRIKMELLKNSKELHNLLYNKHMRHLLTEIDVAPDAWKAMKAAMQEPLFLEFANECLKIVEPQTSDELN, from the exons ATGTACAACCTTCGACAGTCGATTCTTCGTTTTTTCTTTAATAGCTGTAAGAAAAATGCTCTGCGTGGTGTGTG TTGCTCGTTAGTTTGCTACCAAGAACATCAGAAAATAGCATGTGAATCAACTGTGCCGCTGGCCGCAGAACTACCAGACGTTCACAATCATGAGCCCACATTACATCAACCATTCAGCACCGAAGACACAGTACCAAGAATCAAAATGGAACTTTTAA AGAACTCCAAAGAACTTCACAATTTGCTCTACAATAAACACATGCGCCATTTACTAACAGAGATTGATGTAGCCCCAGACGCCTGGAAAGCTATGAAGGCAGCGATGCAGGAGCCACTTTTCCTAGAGTTTGCGAATGAATGTCTTAAGATTGTTGAGCCGCAAACGTCTGacgaattaaattaa